The following coding sequences are from one Planctomycetaceae bacterium window:
- a CDS encoding metallophosphoesterase, giving the protein MIMRRFLLTFLFVLTFCLACPAAEPPVKEPPATQPAKPKGPNLLAGVKWSFSADGGKTFVAADKLSVDKGAQVIAEAELDVADPAALGGLEVTIPKGGPEITINGKAPEGLLPRMTYTIWSIDPQKALAKGRNVVRASRAGLDVQSPAVVTHIEPVNVGVQTGPILGCAGEGFFTLTCRTNMPAAVHVSANPEPGGPEATGTSPRGYYHRLKIALPKGAKAFTYTLTTQSGTVKNTLDPVKVKVPGTGETFRFVAVGDCRSNPTGWKTISDAVAAAEPELVLFSGDLVGAGRVDFTWDREFAGPARTMLSRIPFYTVAGNHEQSAAAFFTLFYAPNETGRPDNWAQAVGGVLFIGIDGGKGSDEMTKFVETALAASKEKFIFLMTHYPAYSSGMHGKRPDGGMGYSKKVLMPLLAKYNATAMIAGHDHDYERSEPPAGVGVTCIVAGGGGAPLYGRQGRNSYSKVFLTKLHYCIFEVKGNTCEMKAYDAEGKVLDETTFKARRS; this is encoded by the coding sequence ATGATCATGCGACGATTCCTGCTGACGTTCTTATTTGTGCTGACGTTCTGCCTGGCTTGCCCCGCCGCGGAACCGCCGGTCAAGGAACCGCCCGCGACCCAACCGGCAAAGCCCAAAGGCCCCAACCTGCTCGCCGGCGTCAAATGGTCCTTCAGCGCCGATGGCGGCAAGACGTTCGTCGCGGCCGACAAGCTCTCCGTCGACAAGGGCGCGCAGGTGATCGCCGAGGCCGAGTTGGACGTGGCCGACCCGGCGGCGTTGGGTGGGCTGGAGGTCACCATCCCCAAGGGCGGGCCCGAGATCACTATCAACGGTAAAGCCCCCGAAGGCCTCCTGCCGCGGATGACCTACACGATCTGGAGTATTGACCCGCAGAAGGCTCTGGCCAAAGGGCGCAACGTCGTGCGGGCCTCGCGGGCGGGGCTGGACGTGCAGAGCCCCGCCGTCGTGACGCACATTGAGCCCGTAAATGTCGGCGTTCAGACCGGCCCGATCCTCGGCTGCGCCGGCGAGGGGTTCTTCACCCTCACCTGCCGCACGAACATGCCGGCGGCTGTCCACGTCAGTGCCAATCCCGAACCGGGCGGGCCCGAGGCGACGGGGACCTCGCCGCGCGGGTACTACCACCGGTTGAAGATCGCCCTGCCCAAAGGCGCCAAGGCCTTCACGTACACGCTGACGACCCAGAGCGGAACGGTGAAGAACACCCTCGATCCGGTGAAGGTGAAAGTGCCCGGCACAGGTGAGACGTTCCGCTTTGTGGCCGTGGGCGACTGCCGCTCAAATCCCACCGGGTGGAAGACGATCTCCGACGCCGTCGCCGCGGCCGAGCCGGAGCTGGTGCTCTTCAGCGGCGACCTGGTCGGGGCGGGCAGAGTGGATTTCACCTGGGATCGCGAGTTCGCCGGTCCGGCCAGGACCATGCTCTCGCGCATTCCGTTCTACACCGTGGCGGGCAACCACGAGCAGAGCGCCGCGGCGTTCTTCACGCTGTTCTATGCCCCCAACGAGACCGGGCGGCCGGACAATTGGGCCCAGGCAGTCGGCGGGGTGCTGTTTATCGGCATCGACGGCGGCAAAGGCAGCGACGAGATGACCAAGTTCGTCGAGACGGCATTGGCGGCGTCAAAGGAGAAGTTCATCTTCCTGATGACGCACTACCCGGCGTATTCGTCGGGGATGCACGGCAAGAGGCCCGACGGCGGGATGGGCTACAGCAAGAAGGTCCTCATGCCGCTGCTGGCCAAGTACAACGCCACGGCCATGATCGCCGGGCACGACCACGACTATGAGCGGTCCGAGCCGCCGGCGGGGGTGGGCGTGACGTGCATCGTTGCCGGCGGCGGAGGCGCCCCGTTGTATGGCAGGCAAGGCCGCAACTCGTACTCGAAGGTCTTCCTCACGAAGCTGCACTACTGCATCTTCGAGGTCAAAGGCAACACGTGCGAGATGAAGGCGTATGACGCCGAAGGAAAGGTGCTGGACGAGACGACGTTCAAGGCTCGACGTAGTTAG